Part of the Lolium rigidum isolate FL_2022 chromosome 6, APGP_CSIRO_Lrig_0.1, whole genome shotgun sequence genome, CGTATCAAAACCCTATAATCTTCGATAGCTCTGAAGACACGGAAAACCAGATCACCGATGGTTCGACATGTTACAAGGTTTTCCGATGTTTGTTGTGTACTTATGAGCGACATGGTACACATATGTTTCTTTGCTATTGTATCTTTTGTTCACATATGTTGGCTTTTCCTATGGTGGGTATTGCGACCCATTTTCAACGTCTTTGTAGCAGCGAAAGAGGATTAGTTGTATTCATACATTTTCTTTTGCTACAAGGGGCGTGTTCAAAAATGTTGAACAACTTTTTCTTTCTACGTGTTGGGGTTTGGGTGGGTGCAAACGATGTTGCGTGCATATGGAGAAATATTGCATGCACAAGTTTGATATGTGACAAGGGgaaatgagatctaccattttaaGTGGGATCCAACAAGTGGGAAGACACGACTATTTTCTCAAAGTTTCAGCCGATTGTCGCCTACCACTCGCTAGTTTCAGTTCAACGTTACTTGTATTTGGCATGAAAAACTGAATTGAGTACTGTACTCTGTACTAATTTGGCACTTTGGTTTTGACTAGTACTAGTAGTTTGgcactgcttttttttttttttttttttttttgaactagtTTGGCACTGCTGATTTCACTGAGATGGTATTCCGGCTATATTGTCTATAGAAAAAAATTGTGACCGGCCACACCACGGGCCCATATGTCAGCAGACTACCCACGCTTACAGGGAAACCAGCCGATCCCGTCTCCGTTTCCAGCTCCGGCCACTGAAAAAGATGGCGGAGATTGCCGGCGACGAGACCCCGCCGCTACCTTCGTCTTCCGGCGCCGGCGAATCCTCTCTCTACTCGTCCCCACCCTCGCCCACCGCCCCCGCAGGCGAcaagtcgccgccgccgcgcacgacGAAGCCCGGCACGAAGCGCCTCGTCCTCACCGCCTCCgtcttcctctccttcctcgtcggTACGCATCCCCACCACCTCCAAATCCACCATAGCTTCACTGTTTTTCTCTGACTTCTCCGTCTAACCCTCCCGCATCTCCCTTTCCCTCTCCGCAGGACTGCCCTTCCTGCTGAAATCCACCGAGATCCACCGCTCGCCGCTGCCCTCCGACGCAATCGCCGGCCTGTCCCGCCGCCTCCACTCCCACCCACCCTCCTTCCCCCGCGCTCTCCACGCGGTCTTCCTCCGCTCCGGCCCAGGCTCCCCCGCTCCCTCCCTCGCCGGTCAGCTCGAGCGGGCAATCTCGACCCAACCCCACGGCCTCGCCGCCGGCAACATCTCCGTATCAGTCACCGTGCAATCGGGCGGTAGCtgctccagcagcagcagcactgcGTCTCCGCCTTGGCGATGCGGGTCCGTGACCACCGCAGATTCGGTCCGCGGCGACGAGGTGTTCGATGAATTGCTGCACTCTGcattgggtggtggtggtggggatcGGATGAAGGTTTACACTGTTGTCTTCATCGAGAGCGATGATGAGAAGGGGACGGTGGTTGTGATCGGAAAGCACCGCCACGCTTGGGTGGTTGGGAAGGTTGATGAGGCTGAGGCGGTGTCACTTGTTGGCAAGGTGTTCATCAAGTATTTCCTGAATGGTGGTGTTGAGGAGGGCGAGGCAGGCATTGGGAAAGgggagttcatgccagttggttcAGATGGGAATGTTGTTCTCTCGTTTAGCTTGCTGAATGCCGATCCAAATGATTGGGTCTATGACTGGTAAGCACAAAAACTTGAGATATCATACGCAAATAATTGCTGCTGGTGATTTTCCTTTCTTTATCTGGAACTCTGCATTCCTAGAAAATTGCAAGATGTAACTTGTCCTGAAATGTGATAAACCATGTACATCTGATAGCTTTACTTATTCAACGGTTATGCGCCCCACATGTAGGGATTTTGAAAATATTGGTGAGAGGATGCTGAATCCTGTGGTCGAGGCATTGCGACCAATTGGTGATATTAATGTAGAGAGCCAGGTGAATATTTGCCTTATTTGGGCTAAACTTGCATCTTCTATCTCATGGAAGGTGCCAATATTAATAAGTACTGTACAACTGTTCCTTTTCTTTTCAGGTTTTGTACCACACTCCAAAGTCCTCCTTTTCTCATTCTGATGATAAACTTGGCGGCAATGTCCTTAGTATGGGAGACATCCCTTTCTTTGTATGTTCCTGACTTGCTCTGGCGAAGTAATCTAGCCTCACTCGTTGCTGCATTATTTGGATAACTATGTGTTAATGCCTGTTCAAGCTTCAGATGCACTAATTTAATTGTTGCAATAAAATTGATAGGTAAACTCAAACGAGTGGCACTTGGATACATCGCTTTCAGCTACTGGACGATCAAAAGTTCTTCAATTTGTGGTGTATGCTTTTACTTTTAGATCAGTCCGGCATCTTAAATTTGTATTGTACACTTTGCATGCCATGATGTGTTTTATGTTCCTTAACATATTTAAAACATGAGTATGAATCTTGTCCCTTTTTCATGGCCCCTGCTACTATTTGCCTCTCTTTATGATTATACTCTCTTTTCCTGTGCCAAACTCCTGAGGCGATCCCATTGTTTTTTTACACCACCATGGTAATTGCCTAATAGTTCTTTTCGCCTCTTCTGTAAATAGTACGCTTTGAAGAATATATCATAGTTTTAATTCAGAATTCTGATTTTCCAAGTATACAGGGACATAGGATGATTTGCCAGGTTTAATATTATTTATGAACTTGTTGAATGCTCATTTAGTCATCTAATTTTTTATTCTGTAATAAACAGGTATGTTCCATCTGCAAGGGAATGCCCTTTGTATTTGCAGCTTCCAGATGGGGAGCTTTCAAAAACTAATGCGTTTATTTCCCCAGTAAGTACTTTTTACCTTGTTTGTGTTGTCCATCTTAACATTTCCTTGACTGTATTATCCTCTTAATTAGATGTGGGGAGGTGTTGTTATTTGGAACCCACCAGGCTGTTCACTTGGTTCTAAGAAGACAAGTGGGACTCAGACCAAAATGTCATCACAGGTATTTGGAATTCACCATCTTTTCTTTGTCTTGCCTTTTGTATATGTTTGCAAGAGCATTATATGCTGATGCATTTCTCTGCAACAGGAACTTATGGAGACTCTAGAAATCTTCATTGGACAGCTAAGGCAATTATTTGGTCTAAAGGCCAATTATCATGTCCAAGGCATGGATGTGACAACTAAATTCCTAGTTAGTGAAAAGGGGTTTGCACAATGGTGAGAATATCTCCCTACTCGTCCAATAGGATAACATGGAACAGGTTCATTTTATTATGGCAGAACACAGTTTACAAAATCTGGAATGTATATGATATATGTGGTCACATCGGACTAGAGATcatatttactactccctccgtccaactgagatttgtcaaaatttagatgtatctagacatagatacatctaaattttgataaatctcagataACCTtctgtgggacggagggagtagtattattATCAAAATATTAAGTCATGGTTACGACGATTTGCAGTTGCTCAGATTATCGGTACTGTAGTAAGTACTATACATTAAGAAGTATGCAATCACTTTGTGTTTAGTTTATGAAATCTGTCTTTTTTTTACCATATAAGCTTCAGTGTCCAGCAGTTGTGAGTTTAGAAGTTCACTTAGTTTTGCTAAATTGC contains:
- the LOC124661050 gene encoding GPI transamidase component PIG-S; this translates as MAEIAGDETPPLPSSSGAGESSLYSSPPSPTAPAGDKSPPPRTTKPGTKRLVLTASVFLSFLVGLPFLLKSTEIHRSPLPSDAIAGLSRRLHSHPPSFPRALHAVFLRSGPGSPAPSLAGQLERAISTQPHGLAAGNISVSVTVQSGGSCSSSSSTASPPWRCGSVTTADSVRGDEVFDELLHSALGGGGGDRMKVYTVVFIESDDEKGTVVVIGKHRHAWVVGKVDEAEAVSLVGKVFIKYFLNGGVEEGEAGIGKGEFMPVGSDGNVVLSFSLLNADPNDWVYDWDFENIGERMLNPVVEALRPIGDINVESQVLYHTPKSSFSHSDDKLGGNVLSMGDIPFFVNSNEWHLDTSLSATGRSKVLQFVVYVPSARECPLYLQLPDGELSKTNAFISPMWGGVVIWNPPGCSLGSKKTSGTQTKMSSQELMETLEIFIGQLRQLFGLKANYHVQGMDVTTKFLVSEKGFAQWELDLLYRHHACSNLLSCLATLESLSSLVQSLPRMIVMDEIGRQVELSLEAASLAQRNASLGISDSSAVSATRARALAEDAFFHPSISSISYASVEHYFAIYMPFFAPVTLHVLLAAIKELKRYKVERGKYSAFLASQATTS